CTGGTGAAATGGGGCCCTCAGCGGTCTGGGTCCCCAAGGCAGCGGCACTTAAAACAGACCAGAATCACTTTGGATTGAAAGACAGGGCAAGGGTATTGCGCAGGGTGCAGGGGTCCCGGCCTTCTCTCCCGCTGCTgtccccaggagccccttgtCACCTCCCAGGACTTCACCGGAGCCCAGGGTGGCAGGGGCATCACCGCCTTCCAGGGCCTCTTGGCCTGGATCTCACGGGAAGTCGTGGGGAGAGAGGGCAGACGAGCGGCCCGGCGCCCTGAGCTCACCTGGACCCAGCAGTGGTGAACTGCATCCCCTTGGGAGCGCCGCGACACCCCAGCCCGCATCCCCGCACCCCACACCCCCTTGAATGGCCACACACACTGGCAGACCCGCGACTGTttgaagtgacttttttttttttgaaaacaggTGCAGGCGAGGCGAGGTGAGGCGGGAGCGCGTCCTAGATGGAAATGCTGTTCTCTATCAGCACCGGGTCTAGGTAGTAGTAGGGGACCGGGAGGCCCTTGTTGCGCTGGCGGATGTTGTGCGAGATCTGGGCCAGGCGCTGGCGGAGGGCCTCCATGCTCCTCCGCGGGGCCTCCTCCACGAAGTGGATGTCGGGGAAGTGGCCCAGGGGCCGCTGCGGACACGGGACCGGGCAGCTGCGACGGGCGGCCCCCGGCTCTCCGCCCCTCACCTTCCCCGCGCTCCCTCTGCCCTGGGCACCGCTCCCCCAGCCCGCCCTCGGTGtgaccccgcccccgccccgcccccacgaCGCCCGGGCACCTTGTCGTCGGGCTCCCGGCTGAGGGtccagagcaccagcagggtGATGCATGTGGTCTTCACGTCCGGCAGCGTGTCCATGAAGGTCTCCCGAGTGGTCAGCCCCTTGGCCTGCATGGGTGGGTTCCTCATGGACGATGGGAGGTTGGGCATCCAGGCGGTGTACTCCAGCTGcgggtggggcagaggaggggttCTGGGTCCGAGAGCACCCCGGGACTCTGGGGGTTTAACTGAGCCAAGAGATGGAAGCCTGGATTTGGGAAGGAGGTGGATGGGGAGGCCGACTGGGGATGACGGCTGAGGTTGGGCTTGACGTTGGGGCCGGGGCCGGTGAGCCAGGTACCTGCCCTGTGTTGACGGCGGCGTGCTTGGCGGAGCAGGTGTAGATGACGATGGTGACATAGCGGATCAGCTCGGGCACTGTTCGAAGGCACTGAGGGAAGCCTGAGGGGCGCAGAGAGGCCCCGCGGCGTCAGTCCCGCTTGGTCCCCGACGGCCGGCAGAGGGCGCCAACCGGCCCAGCTCCCGCGGGTCCTGGCCTCACTTCCAAGCTGCCACCTCCCTGGGGCGCTCATCCCGCCCTCCAGGGACCGTAACtccaacccccctcccctcccgccgcccacccactcacccatcccGGTCCAGACCACAAGCCTTGGGAGGCGACCCCAACTGGCCTTGACCAGAGGTCCTCGGAGCCGCTCCCGGCACCTGTCTGGGGTCGGGCCCTCACATCTTTCTACCGCTCCCTAAGCGGCGGGCCTCTCTGGTCCCAGAACTCAGAAGGGGGAAGGCTTTGGAAGGATCCTGGCTTTCCTGCCCTGACTCAGcgcagcccccccacccccacttctctctctctctctcccacacacacacacacttctgagcCTCTGCACTCACGCCAAATTGATTCCTCAGGCGCGTGGCTCTTGGCTTCACACCTAAAATGTAGCCGCCTGCTTCTCTTACCTGTTATCCacgccctcccctgctcctgctctctctctctctcaaaataaataaacttaaaaaaaaaaaaacccaaaactgatCACCTCGCAGACGCCTCTCTGGCTCCCTCTAGTGCTCAGGGTAATTCCAGCCTCCTGAACCAGGCCAGGTGGCTGTCCTGCTGGCGGCTTCGGCCCCAGCTCAGCCCTGCAGAGAGCCGGGCCAGCTCCCACCCTCAGACCAGTAGCTGGGCCCTCCGAGTTCCCGGAGCTCCCCCTGCCCACTCTGGCGTCCTACCCGGAGCTCTTCaaccccacccctctcccctccccactaaCCTCCCCATCCTGCGGGTCCTAGCTGGATGTTAGCCTGGATGTTGCATCTCACCTAGATCTCAGCActctgctcccccctcctctcctatCTCCACCCCTCCTCAGGCCGGACTAGGTGCCTCCCCTGGGTTCCCGCCCAGCCGCCCCCTAAGATAGCATAACCGTCTCACACGGACCAATGGGCAGCGGCCTTTTCTTCCCCAGCCTCTCCGAGACTTGACTCCCTGGGTCCCCAGCAGGACATGCTGTGGCCCAGCCCCGGGGCCCACCCCACAGCCCCGGGCCCTGCAGTTGCCCACACCCAGGCCCCTACCTGAGCTCTCACGCCCTAGCAGGCACTGCTTGAATATCTCCTGCACCCAGGACTGCAATTCTGGGTCACCCTCCACAGCTGCGTCACACGGGTAATAGTAGGTGATGATCTCGGTCACATACCTGACCGGGTGGAGGGGAGACGGTCCTCAGTTTGgatcctccccctgccctccccactttTCTTACCTCCCCCAGGATGCCCCGGGCCTGGGGGCGGGCACGTGCAGTGGGGCCAAGACAGCCTCAGACCGAGGCTCGGGTCAAGTCCTTAAAAGCCCCCCACACCTGCACGGGCATCCAGGAGCATCCGCCCcaagtgcctccctccctccccccgctgGCGCGGCCTCACCTCTCCAGCGCGTCCCACACGGCCAAGGCGTCGTCCCGGTAATAATATCCCGGCAGGTCCTGGACGCCACGCTCCACAAAGTCATTGGGGAGGTAGAGGCTCTCATAGGTGGTCTCTGCCAGAGCCCGCACCATCACCTCGGCGAAGCCTTGCAGGCCCAGGGACATGCTCTGTCGGGGAGCAGGCGCACTCTGCGGCCGGCCGGCTCCGGGCAGGGCCCCCCCGCTGAGGATCACACCCGCCACACACGGCGCAGCCTGTGAcgcctctccacccccctccccgtgGAGTCCCACACCCCGGGCCTGCGCCGCCCTCTGCACCCCCATAAACTGGCCCCCCCAGCCGTGCCCCCTCCCAATCTAGAGACAAGTGGGAAATCCAGCTTCTCGTCCCCCCAGAAAGGCCAGCAGGGCAGCGGACGCCTCACTGGGGGCGGCGCGGCCGTCTTACCCTGGCAGACAGCCCCCCCTCGTTGAGGAGGAGGGCGCGCCCGATGCTATTGATCTGGATGGTGTAGCGGGTGTGGGGGACGAGGAGCTGCGGGGGgaagccagggggaggggaccaCGGTTACCCCCCTGCAGAGGGCCGCGGCACCCCTTCCTGGTGCAGCCCTATACCCTCTGACTTTGGGGAGTCCCCACCCCGAGCCCTCTCCTGGGGGGGTCCCCGGCCCCCCCCAAGTCTCGGTGCAGTCCCCCTACCTGCTGAGCGAGCAGGTGCCTCTCTGAGGCCCCCGCGGCCGAGGCCGTACCTTGTAGAGAGGGTGGCACATGGGCAGCTGCCTCAGCATGGCCAGGCAGAAGGCCTCCGCGATGAGGTGCGTCTCCAGCAGGTGCGCGATGGCCTCGTGGCAGTAGAACTCTGCGTAGCGCACCCACGTCTTGGCCAGCAGCCAGTCCCACTCGGAGTCACTGGGCAGGAAGATGGGGGTGTCGGGCCCGGGGGTCTGGCTGAGCTGGGGACAGTGAAGGAGGGAGGGTTAAGTGGGGCggacacacacgcacgcacgcacaaacgcacgcacgcacgcacggaCCCCCGCTGccggaaggaggcagagaggagtcTGAGGAGGCAAACACGCCACTCCGTGCGCTCCACGCCCTCTGGTCCCCTGCGCACACCAGggcccttcctcctgcctcccatTTGCTCCCGCGGTGCCCTCTGCCTGCCAcgccttccccctctcctctctccacgTGGCAGCTCCCGCTCATTCCTTAAGAAGCAgcgcaaggggcacctgggcagctcagtcggttaagcatccgactcttgacttcagctccaggcctctcacggttcgggagttcgagccccaggtcaggctctgcgctggcagtgcggagcctgcttgggattctctctctctccctccctctctctgttccttccctgcttgtgctcttcctctctctctctcaaataaacttaaaaagaaaaaaagacgaCGAAGAAGCTTGCAAGTTGCCTGAGAAATCTCTTATTTTAACCCCACGGCCGCTCCATTCAGGGGTAGGAGTTGGGCACTGCACAAGGGTACCCAGCCCCCTGAGGCATGGGAAGTCACTGAAATCTAGCATATGCTTTTCCACTAATGAGTCAGGAACATCAGGGCTTGGCTGACCACCCCCTCTCCAGAGAGGCACCTTTTTCTAATTTGGACATGACCCTGGTGGAGACCCCTGGGAACATAGGACCTGGGTTCCCTTTCCTGCCAGGGAACCCTGATTAGCTCAGTTTCCAGCAGAGGGCTGGCCCACAGCAGGTGTTGCTTTATCAAGTAAATGAATGACTGGACCTAAAGAGAGAAGCTTGCACCACCAAGCATATCCCTCTCTGGTCACTTCTATGCATACCCAGAATGCCACACTCTATGCACGGGGACTTGTACACAAGCACACGCCCA
The genomic region above belongs to Suricata suricatta isolate VVHF042 chromosome 17, meerkat_22Aug2017_6uvM2_HiC, whole genome shotgun sequence and contains:
- the ALOX12B gene encoding LOW QUALITY PROTEIN: arachidonate 12-lipoxygenase, 12R-type (The sequence of the model RefSeq protein was modified relative to this genomic sequence to represent the inferred CDS: substituted 1 base at 1 genomic stop codon) yields the protein MATYKVRVATGTDLLSGTRDSISLTIVGTQGESHKQLLNHFGRDFATGAVDEYTVRCQQDLGELIIIRLHKERHSFLPKNSWYCNYVQICAPGGRVYHFPAYQWMDGYETLALREATGKTTADDTVPILLEHRREEIRAKQDFYHWRVFVPGLPNYVHIPSYRPPARRNPNRPEWNGYIPGFPILINIKATKFLNSNLRYSFVKTASFFFRLGPMXPHASLSLRGTGPRRDALTAPPSPEYVAEHWAEDSFFGYQYLNGINPSLLRRCTRIPDKFPVTDDMVAPFLGEGTCLQAELEKGNIYLADYRILEGIPTIELNGRKQHHCAPLCLLHFGPEGNMMPIAIQLSQTPGPDTPIFLPSDSEWDWLLAKTWVRYAEFYCHEAIAHLLETHLIAEAFCLAMLRQLPMCHPLYKLLVPHTRYTIQINSIGRALLLNEGGLSARSMSLGLQGFAEVMVRALAETTYESLYLPNDFVERGVQDLPGYYYRDDALAVWDALERYVTEIITYYYPCDAAVEGDPELQSWVQEIFKQCLLGRESSGFPQCLRTVPELIRYVTIVIYTCSAKHAAVNTGQLEYTAWMPNLPSSMRNPPMQAKGLTTRETFMDTLPDVKTTCITLLVLWTLSREPDDKRPLGHFPDIHFVEEAPRRSMEALRQRLAQISHNIRQRNKGLPVPYYYLDPVLIENSISI